The following nucleotide sequence is from Anaerolineales bacterium.
AACCGGATCGATTGGATCGACCACGATCCCCCCGGCGGGGTCGACGATGACGACGATGACTGCAACATCACGATCAATGGTGGCAATGACATTGTGATCTCCGCCTTCGGCGCCATGAATGGCGCGGTCACGGAGCGCTTCCCAGCCGGCTGGCCGAATGGGATGAACCTGTGCGGCCACCAGAACTCGGAGTTCACCAACGCTGAGATCGCAGCCTTGTTGGACCCGCTGGCGCCGACGACCGGGATGGTGCTGGTCGAGGTCTTCTACGATTACCACATGGTGATGGCCCTGCCCTGGATCACGGCTTTTGTTCCCGATCCGGTGACGCTGCATGCTTACAGCATCATGCCGAATGCCAATGTCGAACCGACGCCGACAACGACCCCGTAGGCCACCGATGACTGGGAGACCGATGGACGACCGACTGCAGCGTGGACAAGCCCTGGTCTTGATCGCCCTGGCCTTCATCGGTCTGGCGGCGTTCATCGGCCTGGCGGTGGATGCCGGGATCCTGTTCTCGGCCGTCGGCCATCTGCGGCGCTCGGTCGATGCCGCCTCGCTGGCGGCCGCCAACCAGTTCCGC
It contains:
- a CDS encoding Tad domain-containing protein, yielding MTGRPMDDRLQRGQALVLIALAFIGLAAFIGLAVDAGILFSAVGHLRRSVDAASLAAANQFREGRPVEALERSATEFINLNSIDPATANIFICDIINPTPDPAVHDPALCPTGG
- a CDS encoding pilus assembly protein, which produces MKRMAGALKKVRSRRRRGQSLVEFSILLPLLLIMLSGLIEFGILLNYYLDVIDAAREAARWAADADPIRHPVTGAYLNPNSQFYTDVQQLTKESLLASSDNRIDWIDHDPPGGVDDDDDDCNITINGGNDIVISAFGAMNGAVTERFPAGWPNGMNLCGHQNSEFTNAEIAALLDPLAPTTGMVLVEVFYDYHMVMALPWITAFVPDPVTLHAYSIMPNANVEPTPTTTP